The genomic region ATCAGTCGCCATCCACCACGTGGTATTTTTTTGAATCTTGCTCAAGAAACGTTAACCACTTCCTTCGCCCATTTGATCATGTCCACCTGCGTTACTTGATCGATGATAACACGTAGAGTTAACAGATTAGCAGAACAATCAGGTTGCGACACCGAATTTGGAGGGAGAATATCAGATTCTTACGTTCCAAGCTGCCCACGGACCACACGATCTACGTTATTAATGGAAAAAAGTATTTAAGTCTATATAAAAGCCCGgttagctcagtcggtagagcatggGACTCTTAATCCCAGGGTCACGGGTTCGAGCCCCGTATCGGGTGgtttttgcatttaatttttttgatttcagtaagatatcaataaaataatttttactctttcaaaaaaatcaattcaattacaattttttttttcgtcagtgatttctcttcttcgcttggaagaagagtttgcaacaaaattctcatcattttccatttttGCGTCAAAGTAATTGTTCAACTGAGTTTCCTCACGACATGCCAGCTCCGCAAGTTGATTGGCGGCAGAGGCGTACTCCTCGTTGTctaccttcatcccatgtctgtgTTCAATAAGCATACTCTCTAGAGTCCTCTTCAGCACAGTCgactggatgtatgtcctcgttccttcttcaatggataacttgtccatatgacttttaaagaactttgagacaactccatcccatgtcaagacaatttgaataatcttcacttttgcttcatAGAGAACCGACAGTTCGTTTGCAAACAGgtcatatttgtgaaatttctccaATTCAATTACAATAGAAAGGGAGTAAATTATTTGCCAGTAGCACCGCAGTGTGCGTTGCCGCGAACAATGGACAGTCCAATGCGCTGCCGGAACTAGTAATTCACTCTCGGATCCTTAAGCATGCCTCCATTTGACAACCCGATTCGTTAGAGAACAAATGAGTGTCCTCTCCAGCGGCTCCAGCGGTACAACACAGTAGCGGATTTAACAACACAATACAAGAATTGAATCAATTGTTATTTTAGCTATACATTTagtatttaattagcagcagaggcgtgggaattgccattccatacaagaattgaatattattttaattcaatGAATTATCTTGATTAAAAAAACTAGTAAGAAATTTGATGGACGCAcgatatatttcattattcttaGACATCTGCAAATTCTCGATAAAATCCAAAGTCCCACTCGTCTCAATTAATTCTATAAATTCGTCAATATCCACCGCATTTTCCTCTGCTGCCTAAACATTTATACAAATCCCAATAACTTTAAAAATCGAAAAGATTGAATTAAGAGATATTAAAACAATCTCTGGCACAGATTCAGGTTTTTTTAACAATTCAAAAATTGCAGTTACAATTTCCACTGATAAAAATCTGACAACCTGAGATCCAACGgcaccttttaaaaaattttgaacaaACCACAAAGCTTCTAGTTGAATTttgacatttttctaaaatttgtcCAGAAATACAAACCAACATCATAAAGAAAATCAATCATCGATAAATGACAATTTTTTTGAAGAAGTCGCCATTTCTGACTAACATTTCCAGCGGCAACATTCGATAAGATCCAAACGACCTCCGCTTTCAATGATTTGTCAACTTCGGGAAGTAAATTCATAAAAACAGACAGTCCTCCTTCGTCGATCACCATTTGAGTGTCAGAATCTGATCCCATAACAATATTTCCAATAGTTCTTAGAGCAGAGTAAAAATTGTCACAATTTACTCCACTTTCCATTACTGACAACAAACTTTGTATCAATTCttgatattattcattattaaataCCAGGAGTAAACATCCCGAGTTTATTTTCAAATGAATTGGATGCAAAGGTTAGTGCCCAGGAAGCATTTGAACGAATTTCTGgatttttgttgtaaaaaaattTCTCGGCATATGGGAAAAGTTGTTTTGCCGTTTTTTCATTCAAAGGCGATATGGAAGATCGATAAATGTTGGAAATAGTCCAGGAAATCATCTCCGACAACAAAATctttaaatttgataaaaataaaaaaaactgagtCAAATTTcccaattaaaaaaatcaatgctTCAGCTACTCCACAGTGAATGCAATAATCTCTGACAATGTCCCCATCaccttaataaaaaataaattgtatgttAAAAACCCATTATATTTGAAAGAATCCACACATATTGTGCAAGGACATCCACATTTTCAACTTTAGAGATGCGTTCAACAATCACAGGGACAACACCACAGTCCACGACTGCTTTAGTCGATTCATGATCCCCTGAAGTTATGTTCGTCAGTGCCCAAGACGCTTCAAGTTGTATTTTATAATCACTAATATTAAAATCGTAAAAAAACGATTCGGAACAAGTCAAACATTCAATAAGAAATGGAATTGTTTCTGATTTGATTATTTCAGATACTGTGGCTGTTTCGTCGTCAACCAATTTTTGACGGATTTTGTTACTAATTCCAGACGAGGAGCATTTGTGGAAAGTTGGGGTAAATTTCCGATAAATTGAAtctacaaaatattacatttattagTTAACTTCATCTATGTCGCAATCACTTTTAGTTTCCTGAATGTTTCTTCGTTTAGCCaataattctatttttttaatttttctaagttCCACAGAAGCTTCGGCTCTTCTCCGACGTAGTATCTTTatagattttattaaaatatacatctCCTGTTTTGCCCATATTTTTATAGTTTGAAATTCGGTTTCCAGACATGaaaaaatcacaagaaaacaagaatttattgaaatgcgctataaatatatttaaatattatttaacaatttcatatttcactattcattaattataattaaattattatttctaaacgCGCAATGGTCTCTTCAGAGTTTTCATAAAATATCAGTCATGACCAACAAATCTCTGGAAGTCGTTGGAAGAATCGGGGAACTGATTTCCAAAGGACGGCAAGAACCGCGGACGAAGCAATGGCTGTTCCATTGCGATTCTGAGGGGCAACTTATAAATATCAGTGACATTAAATTTATGATTATTACAacacttttatttattaatttcgcaaaaataataataattttgaattacTCCAAGTCAACTTTACTTAAATATTTAAGTGAAAGtattttttcaatttgtttatttaataaaatatttaaaatcttcTATCTGATAACAAAATTAGCTAAAATCTAAAGAGGACTCTGTGAGTATCTCGTTTTGTGCTTTCGGATTCACTTTTTCCTGACATTTAGTCAGTAGAGACATCCGACTGCATTTTCCCGATTGTCTACACAACAGAGAAGAGGAACCTGAAAGGAAGGATCAGTGTGAAGTGCCGCTGCTTGTATACACTGTGAACTTAGTGCTTAGTTAGACAATTAAGCAGTTAGTTAGTTTTTTCATTCAAAGAAACTGTTTCGAATTTAAATATCCGAAAAATCTAGAACATTATAATTTTGAGAAAACTTTAATTTTTGTCAAATTTGGTCAGGGAGAGCGTATAGATTCTCCTTGGAGATCCAGAtatcaaaaaacaataaaatattaaaaaagcaattgtaaaaagaaagaaatattgtcactttgattaattaaaattaccaGTTATAATAAATTATTCGCGAATTATTGTATTCTCTAGATGCCAGATagattgtttaaaataaaaacaaatttccaCATGAGGTTTATaatgtattataatgtatattttgatgGATGATGAAGAAATTGTCACTACCACAAATATAGATTTGGATAATTCATACTCTTTTCCTCAATATGTTAATCAGCataataattgtttttctaatatttcgATTAATAATCAACTATTTGATTCTGATGCTACTAAATTATACCCCTGGATGAATCAAAAAAACAACAGTTtgtaattttttgtaattttagcGAATTCTTTAACATCACGCAAATGTCATACAAATGCTCAATTACTTGAAATGGAAAAGGAATTTTCCACAAATAAATACCCATCAAAAGATAAATTAGCTGAACTAGCCAAGAAAACAACGTTAACGGATAAACAGGTTAAAGTATGGTTTCAAAACCGACGAATGAAACATAAAAAATCTACGGATAAATATGAACGTGATCAAAAAGAATTCAATGACTTTTATAACTATTAATTTCTAATTTGATTTATAAATTGGTTATCAAACTTGAAAATCATTTGCCATCGTCGGAGACGGTTGTCAAAATTCCCTGTTCTCTGGCCGCTGCTCGAAAAATAAAATTGCACCTTTCTCCCTAACATTGTTAAATTTGTTCTATTTCTGTTCCAGGCAAGTAATGTCAAaggtttttttgaaaaaattggaagaatgaTTTCAATCGCATTCTGGAGAGAAAAGAGACGCCATGACTGTTCCAGAGGATCTCATTGGCGATCCAGAGGAACTGTCTTGCAGTATGACCGATTCTCCATCACTGTGATGAATCAAGAAAATTTATAAATGGTTAATTTCTTAAAAATCGGCATTAAAATTTTTACCtagttttgaaattattttgttccataaaaaatcgaaaatattaattttgttcAATTTTGGAAGTTAAAAATAAGCaccattacaattaaaaaaaattaatttatcaatcGTAAATGTCTTAAATATGCTTTTCTTTTGGTTTGATTTATTAGTTTCATTGTTTATACATTTAACGATTTAAATGGCATTGAAGATTGATTATAATTCAATAATCTTTAAAATTTTTACGAAAATCTTTTTAAAGCGACGCCATTAAAAACGAGTAAAAATTATCTTAAATCTTTggaaaaacatattttttataaatagtctaattttatttattagctttcttaatgaaaatttagaaatcgttgaaaaatataaacttacACGGGATTATCCATTCTATTTAgaagatataaaatgtaattgATTTTAAAAGTGTATCGCAATTTTATCATTAAAAGCTGTTGCACAAAAATGTAATAATTAGATAACAATATAAATCCAAAAAATcattttactgaaaataaaattattttgaaattatcacATTCGAGAAAAACTGTTTTGTGTTCGTCTAGGGTGAGATCTGATGAATAATCCATTCCGAATAATATATTCCAGTGATTTCCAAATTTAAATTCGAATTTCTCTTTAATCAAGCAAGCAACTTTTAAAATATCACCGTATTTTTGATAGTATTTGTTACAGCAATAAACGGCATATTCTTGGTAGTTTAAAAGTGTGTCTGTAGACTCTAACATTGAacggaaaaattattttaaaaaatttaatgatatgagacaaaaattttataacaaaatttatatgaaaaaaataataaatttcaaaaaatcaAGTAATCCTTATGTTCACTTATTTTATAAATCCCGTTTTATTTTTGTGTGATGTCATTAAACAGACTGGTGCTAAAATAACTCCAAAATTACTTAAGTTAGGTTTAGATAAGTTTTCTATGCTTATATGCACTCAAATGTGTTTAATTcaataatgttaaattataatCAAACTCTAAAAAATCCCATTTGCCAGGAATCAAGACGGTTCGATCGCATGGGAAGCAAACATGATACCATCACACCACAGATGCTATTTCGGAGCTCACAATATCGATTCGGAAATGTCATCTTTAGAAtatttgttaaattattatttgatTTAATTGATTATCCGATGTGTTTGATTTAA from Octopus sinensis unplaced genomic scaffold, ASM634580v1 Contig18953, whole genome shotgun sequence harbors:
- the LOC115231882 gene encoding importin subunit alpha-1-like, whose amino-acid sequence is MYILIKSIKILRRRRAEASVELRKIKKIELLAKRRNIQETKNSIYRKFTPTFHKCSSSGISNKIRQKLVDDETATVSEIIKSETIPFLIECLTCSESFFYDFNISDYKIQLEASWALTNITSGDHESTKAVVDCGVVPVIVERISKVENVDVLAQYVWILSNIMVMESGVNCDNFYSALRTIGNIVMGSDSDTQMVIDEGGLSVFMNLLPEVDKSLKAEVVWILSNVAAGNNKIDFLSPNVMKIQNVRSRMLVQIQNKSKSRGLVAVLKKEKAENWADILEKKEKESAVPKMDDNADPQANLMNMMQKMYEEGDDEMKRTMNKL